A region of Catharus ustulatus isolate bCatUst1 chromosome 9, bCatUst1.pri.v2, whole genome shotgun sequence DNA encodes the following proteins:
- the LRRC8B gene encoding volume-regulated anion channel subunit LRRC8B, with the protein MITLTELKCLADAQSSYHILKPWWDVFWYYLTMIMLLVAVLAGALQLTQTRVLCCLPCKLEFDNHCAVPWDLVKANLNMSASSTAPIIIPLKIQNYLHRQQYSYIDAVCYERQLHWFAKFFPYLVLLHTFIFAACSNFWLYYPSTSSRLEHFVAVLQKCFDSPWTTRALSETVAEQSARKLPIAKSKTVISSPQCSGDIGASRQSLPYSQHGLETTGRENSSVLDKKEGEQAKAIFEKVKKFRVHAEEKDVVYTVYMKQIIVKVFVVVVIVIYVPYYLSFITLEIDCVVNVQAFTGYKRYQCVYSLAEIFKVLASFYVVLVIFYGLTCTYSLWWMLRSSLKQYSFEKLREKSNYTDIPDVKNDFAFILHLADQYDPLYSQRFSIFLSDLSENELKQINLNNEWSVEKLKNKLIRNSQDKTELHLFMLNGLPDSVFELTEIEVLSLELIPEAKLPSAVTQLVNLKELNVYHSSLTMDYPAVNFLEENLKTLRLKSSEMGRIPFWVFHLKNLQELCLTGYFMLDHHNSIYNDGFQGLKNLRSIHLKNNLSRIPQVITDLLPSLQHLSINNEGNKLIVLNNLKKLVNLRTLELICCDLERIPHSIFTLNNLHEIDLKENNLRTVEEIISFQHLKNLSCLKLWHNSISYIPLQIGALSNLEQLYLNYNNIKNVPLQLFLCRKLHYLDLSYNKLTSIPEEIGYLTNLQYLALTKNHIEMLPDGLFQCKKLQFLLLGNNSLMNLSPFVGQLLNLVQLELIGNYLESLPAELEECQLLKRNNLIVEERLLKTLPPRVRERLQASSDKS; encoded by the exons ATGATCACGCTAACAGAACTCAAATGCTTAGCAGATGCCCAGTCATCCTACCACATACTAAAACCATGGTGGGATGTCTTCTGGTATTACCTCACCATGATAATGCTGCTAGTTGCTGTACTCGCTGGGGCTCTCCAGCTTACTCAAACCAGAGTATTGTGTTGTCTTCCTTGCAAGCTAGAATTTGACAATCATTGTGCTGTGCCTTGGGATTTAGTTAAAGCCAACCTTAACATGTCAGCTAGCTCGACAGCACCGATAATCATCCCGCTTAAAATCCAGAATTATCTCCATCGGCAGCAGTATTCCTACATTGATGCAGTATGTTATGAGCGACAGCTTCACTGGTTTGCCAAGTTTTTTCCATACCTAGTGCTTTTgcatacttttatttttgcagcttgCAGTAATTTCTGGCTTTACTATCCTAGTACAAGTTCCAGGCTTGAGCACTTTGTAGCCGTTCTTCAGAAGTGTTTCGACTCTCCCTGGACAACCCGTGCCCTCTCAGAAACAGTTGCTGAGCAGTCTGCAAGGAAGTTGCCCATAGCCAAATCAAAAACAGTGATTTCATCACCTCAGTGTTCAGGAGACATAGGGGCCAGCAGGCAGTCCCTGCCGTATTCACAACATGGCTTGGAAACAACTGGAAGAGAAAATTCAAGTGTTCTTGACAAAAAAGAGGGGGAACAAGCTAAAGCGATATTtgaaaaagtgaagaaattcAGAGTACATGCTGAAGAAAAGGATGTTGTATACACAGTGTATATGAAACAGATTATAGTGAAAGTCTTTGTAGTTGTCGTAATAGTAATTTATGTCCCCTACTATTTATCATTTATTACACTTGAAATTGATTGTGTAGTTAATGTTCAAGCCTTTACAGGCTACAAAAGGTACCAATGTGTTTATTCGCTGgcagaaatttttaaagttttggcTTCATTTTATGTTGTTTTAGTGATCTTCTATGGATTAACTTGTACTTACAGTTTGTGGTGGATGTTAAGAAGTTCACTTAAGCAATACTCTTTTGAGAAGTTGAGAGAGAAAAGTAATTACACTGATATACCTGATGTGAAGAATGACTTTGCATTTATTCTTCACTTGGCAGATCAGTATGATCCTCTGTATTCCCAACGATTCTCAATATTCCTGTCTGATTTGAGTGAAAATGAACTCAAACAGATAAATCTTAACAATGAATGGTcagtggaaaaactgaaaaataaactaataaGGAACTCCCAAGACAAGACTGAACTTCACCTTTTCATGTTAAATGGTCTTCCAGACAGTGTCTTTGAATTGACAGAAATAGAAGTCCTAAGCCTGGAACTTATTCCTGAAGCCAAACTTCCTTCAGCTGTGACCCAGCTTGTCAATCTCAAAGAACTCAATGTTTATCATTCATCACTAACAATGGATTATCCAGCAGTCAACTTCttagaagaaaatctgaaaaccTTGCGTTTGAAGTCTAGTGAGATGGGAAGAATTCCATTTTGGGTCTTTCATCTAAAAAACCTACAAGAATTGTGCTTAACAGGATATTTCATGCTAGATCATCACAACTCCATATACAACGATGGCTTTCAGGGGCTAAAAAATCTGAGATCAATTCACTTAAAAAACAACCTTTCCCGTATACCTCAAGTGATTACAGATCTTCTGCCTTCTTTACAACACTTGTCTATCAACAATGAGGGAAATAAACTGATAGTGCTAAATAATCTGAAGAAACTGGTAAACCTGAGAACCTTGGAACTAATCTGCTGTGATTTAGAGCGCATTCCCCATTCCATTTTTACCCTAAACAATTTGCATGaaattgatttaaaagaaaataatctcagaACAGTGGAAGAAATAATTAGTTTCCAACATCTTAAGAACCTTTCTTGCTTAAAATTGTGGCACAACAGTATTTCATATATCCCACTGCAGATCGGTGCATTATCAAACCTGGAACAGTTGTATctaaattataataatattaaGAATGTTCCATTGCAGCTATTTCTTTGTAGAAAGTTACACTATTTGGATCTTAGCTATAATAAGCTAACCTCCATCCCTGAAGAAATTGGTTATCTGACCAACCTGCAGTACTTGGCTTTGACAAAAAACCAT ATTGAAATGCTGCCTGATGGATTATTTCAGTGCAAAAAGCTGCAATTTCTTCTTCTGGGAAATAACAGTCTGATGAATTTGTCGCCTTTTGTGGGTCAGCTACTGAATCTTGTTCAGTTAGAGCTCATTGGAAACTATCTTGAATCACTTCCTGCTGAACTGGAAGAATGTCAGCTCTTAAAACGAAATAATCTAATTGTAGAAGAAAGGTTGTTAAAAACACTTCCACCTCGTGTAAGAGAGCGTTTGCAGGCAAGCTCAGATAAGTCCTAA